A window of the Pogona vitticeps strain Pit_001003342236 chromosome 4, PviZW2.1, whole genome shotgun sequence genome harbors these coding sequences:
- the FAM8A1 gene encoding protein FAM8A1 isoform X2: protein MAEPKKLSTDGGGHEEKGAAATAAPAPGLETLSAAEYSRRVHQWLWDSYCGYLSWQTSCLAALMAGAATAAASAPPPAAGSSSSSSSSPPCHYFLATLPAPAPEASPAPARVAPTWQPPPSRHAPLVQRPAAAPASPPSTSGRPAGREYIIPSLAHRFIAEMVDFFILFFIKATIVLSIMHLSGIKDISKFAMHYIIEEIDEDTSMEDLQKMVIVALIYRLLVCFYEIICIWGAGGATPGKFLLGLRVVTCDTSVLIAPSRVLVIPSSNVSMTTGRGRHFPRKRVELFLILRSTVCFN, encoded by the exons ATGGCAGAGCCCAAGAAACTGTCAACTGATGGCGGCGGCCATGAAGAAAAAGGGGCCGCGGCTACGGCTGCCCCTGCTCCCGGCTTGGAGACGCTGAGTGCGGCCGAGTACTCTCGGCGCGTACACCAATGGCTGTGGGACTCGTACTGCGGGTACCTGAGCTGGCAGACCAGCTGCCTGGCCGCGCTCATGGCGGGCGCTGCGACGGCCGCTGCCTCTGCTCCACCCCCCGCCGCCGGCTccagctccagcagcagcagcagccctccCTGCCACTACTTCTTGGCGACCCTTCCCGCCCCCGCTCCCGAGGCCAGCCCCGCCCCCGCCCGCGTGGCCCCCACTTGGCAACCACCCCCCAGCAGGCACGCGCCCCTCGTCCAACGGCCTGCTGCCGCCCCCGCCTCCCCGCCCTCGACCTCCGGCCGGCCTGCAG gTCGTGAATATATTATCCCATCCTTGGCTCACAGGTTCATAGCAGAGATGGTggatttctttattcttttctttatcAAGGCAACCATAGTTTTGAGTATTATGCACCTCAGTGGAATAAA GGATATCTCCAAGTTTGCCATGCACTACATTATAGAAGAAATAGATGAAGATACTTCTATGGAAGACTTGCAAAAAATGGTGATAGTGGCCCTTATCTACAGATTGCTAGTCTGCTTTTACGAG ATTATATGTATTTGGGGTGCAGGTGGAGCAACCCCTGGGAAATTTCTTCTTGGCCTTCGTGTTGTAACATGTGATACATCTGTACTTATTGCACCAAGTCGTGTGTTAGTAATCCCATCCTCTAATGTGAGCATGACAAC